The proteins below come from a single Ictalurus punctatus breed USDA103 chromosome 24, Coco_2.0, whole genome shotgun sequence genomic window:
- the elavl3 gene encoding ELAV-like protein 3 isoform X3, whose protein sequence is MVTIISTMETQVSNGPSGTSMPNGPVISTNGATDDSKTNLIVNYLPQNMTQEEFKSLFGSIGEIESCKLVRDKITGQSLGYGFVNYVDPNDADKAINTLNGLKLQTKTIKVSYARPSSASIRDANLYVSGLPKTMSQKDMEQLFSQYGRIITSRILVDQVTGISRGVGFIRFDKRNEAEEAIKGLNGQKPLGAAEPITVKFANNPSQKTGQALLTQLYQTAARRYTGPLHHQTQRFRFSPITIDSMTTLAGVNLTGPTGAGWCIFVYNLSPEADESVLWQLFGPFGAVTNVKVIRDFTTNKCKGFGFVTMTNYDEAAMAIASLNGYRLGDRVLQVSFKTSKQHKA, encoded by the exons ATAATCAGCACCATGGAAACTCAGGTGTCCAACGGTCCGAGCGGAACCAGCATGCCTAACGGCCCGGTCATCAGCACCAACGGTGCCACAGACGACAGCAAGACCAACCTGATTGTCAACTACCTGCCTCAGAATATGACCCAGGAGGAGTTCAAGAGCCTGTTCGGCAGCATCGGAGAGATCGAGTCCTGCAAGCTGGTCAGAGACAAAATCACAG GTCAGAGCTTGGGCTATGGCTTCGTAAACTACGTTGACCCTAACGATGCCGACAAGGCCATCAACACGCTCAATGGTCTCAaactgcaaacaaaaacaatcaag GTGTCCTACGCCAGACCCAGTTCAGCCTCCATCCGTGATGCTAACCTCTATGTTAGCGGACTACCTAAGACCATGAGCCAGAAGGACATGGAGCAGCTGTTCTCCCAATACGGCCGTATCATCACCTCCCGCATCCTGGTGGACCAGGTCACAG GCATATCACGAGGAGTGGGCTTCATACGTTTTGACAAGAGAAACGAGGCCGAGGAGGCCATCAAGGGCCTGAACGGCCAGAAGCCCCTGGGAGCTGCCGAGCCAATCACTGTCAAGTTTGCCAACAACCCAAGCCAGAAGACAGGCCAGGCGCTGCTCACCCAGCTCTACCAGACCGCCGCTCGGCGTTATACAGGACCCCTGCACCACCAGACTCAGCGGTTCAG GTTCTCCCCCATCACCATCGACAGCATGACCACGCTGGCGGGCGTAAACTTGACGGGCCCCACTGGTGCCGGCTGGTGCATCTTTGTCTACAACCTCTCTCCTGAGGCTGATGAGAGTGTTCTGTGGCAGCTGTTTGGGCCGTTCGGTGCAGTCACCAATGTCAAGGTCATCCGTGACTTCACTACCAACAAATGCAAGGGCTTTGGCTTCGTCACCATGACCAACTACGATGAGGCGGCTATGGCCATTGCCAGCCTTAACGGCTACCGCCTTGGTGACCGTGTGCTGCAGGTCTCCTTCAAGACCAGCAAGCAGCACAAGGCTTAA
- the elavl3 gene encoding ELAV-like protein 3 isoform X2 — MVTIISTMETQVSNGPSGTSMPNGPVISTNGATDDSKTNLIVNYLPQNMTQEEFKSLFGSIGEIESCKLVRDKITGQSLGYGFVNYVDPNDADKAINTLNGLKLQTKTIKVSYARPSSASIRDANLYVSGLPKTMSQKDMEQLFSQYGRIITSRILVDQVTGISRGVGFIRFDKRNEAEEAIKGLNGQKPLGAAEPITVKFANNPSQKTGQALLTQLYQTAARRYTGPLHHQTQRFRLDNLLNATYGVKRFSPITIDSMTTLAGVNLTGPTGAGWCIFVYNLSPEADESVLWQLFGPFGAVTNVKVIRDFTTNKCKGFGFVTMTNYDEAAMAIASLNGYRLGDRVLQVSFKTSKQHKA; from the exons ATAATCAGCACCATGGAAACTCAGGTGTCCAACGGTCCGAGCGGAACCAGCATGCCTAACGGCCCGGTCATCAGCACCAACGGTGCCACAGACGACAGCAAGACCAACCTGATTGTCAACTACCTGCCTCAGAATATGACCCAGGAGGAGTTCAAGAGCCTGTTCGGCAGCATCGGAGAGATCGAGTCCTGCAAGCTGGTCAGAGACAAAATCACAG GTCAGAGCTTGGGCTATGGCTTCGTAAACTACGTTGACCCTAACGATGCCGACAAGGCCATCAACACGCTCAATGGTCTCAaactgcaaacaaaaacaatcaag GTGTCCTACGCCAGACCCAGTTCAGCCTCCATCCGTGATGCTAACCTCTATGTTAGCGGACTACCTAAGACCATGAGCCAGAAGGACATGGAGCAGCTGTTCTCCCAATACGGCCGTATCATCACCTCCCGCATCCTGGTGGACCAGGTCACAG GCATATCACGAGGAGTGGGCTTCATACGTTTTGACAAGAGAAACGAGGCCGAGGAGGCCATCAAGGGCCTGAACGGCCAGAAGCCCCTGGGAGCTGCCGAGCCAATCACTGTCAAGTTTGCCAACAACCCAAGCCAGAAGACAGGCCAGGCGCTGCTCACCCAGCTCTACCAGACCGCCGCTCGGCGTTATACAGGACCCCTGCACCACCAGACTCAGCGGTTCAG ACTCGACAATTTACTAAACGCCACCTACGGAGTCAAGAG GTTCTCCCCCATCACCATCGACAGCATGACCACGCTGGCGGGCGTAAACTTGACGGGCCCCACTGGTGCCGGCTGGTGCATCTTTGTCTACAACCTCTCTCCTGAGGCTGATGAGAGTGTTCTGTGGCAGCTGTTTGGGCCGTTCGGTGCAGTCACCAATGTCAAGGTCATCCGTGACTTCACTACCAACAAATGCAAGGGCTTTGGCTTCGTCACCATGACCAACTACGATGAGGCGGCTATGGCCATTGCCAGCCTTAACGGCTACCGCCTTGGTGACCGTGTGCTGCAGGTCTCCTTCAAGACCAGCAAGCAGCACAAGGCTTAA
- the elavl3 gene encoding ELAV-like protein 3 isoform X1 → MVTIISTMETQVSNGPSGTSMPNGPVISTNGATDDSKTNLIVNYLPQNMTQEEFKSLFGSIGEIESCKLVRDKITGQSLGYGFVNYVDPNDADKAINTLNGLKLQTKTIKVSYARPSSASIRDANLYVSGLPKTMSQKDMEQLFSQYGRIITSRILVDQVTGISRGVGFIRFDKRNEAEEAIKGLNGQKPLGAAEPITVKFANNPSQKTGQALLTQLYQTAARRYTGPLHHQTQRFRLDNLLNATYGVKSCPSLFPRFSPITIDSMTTLAGVNLTGPTGAGWCIFVYNLSPEADESVLWQLFGPFGAVTNVKVIRDFTTNKCKGFGFVTMTNYDEAAMAIASLNGYRLGDRVLQVSFKTSKQHKA, encoded by the exons ATAATCAGCACCATGGAAACTCAGGTGTCCAACGGTCCGAGCGGAACCAGCATGCCTAACGGCCCGGTCATCAGCACCAACGGTGCCACAGACGACAGCAAGACCAACCTGATTGTCAACTACCTGCCTCAGAATATGACCCAGGAGGAGTTCAAGAGCCTGTTCGGCAGCATCGGAGAGATCGAGTCCTGCAAGCTGGTCAGAGACAAAATCACAG GTCAGAGCTTGGGCTATGGCTTCGTAAACTACGTTGACCCTAACGATGCCGACAAGGCCATCAACACGCTCAATGGTCTCAaactgcaaacaaaaacaatcaag GTGTCCTACGCCAGACCCAGTTCAGCCTCCATCCGTGATGCTAACCTCTATGTTAGCGGACTACCTAAGACCATGAGCCAGAAGGACATGGAGCAGCTGTTCTCCCAATACGGCCGTATCATCACCTCCCGCATCCTGGTGGACCAGGTCACAG GCATATCACGAGGAGTGGGCTTCATACGTTTTGACAAGAGAAACGAGGCCGAGGAGGCCATCAAGGGCCTGAACGGCCAGAAGCCCCTGGGAGCTGCCGAGCCAATCACTGTCAAGTTTGCCAACAACCCAAGCCAGAAGACAGGCCAGGCGCTGCTCACCCAGCTCTACCAGACCGCCGCTCGGCGTTATACAGGACCCCTGCACCACCAGACTCAGCGGTTCAG ACTCGACAATTTACTAAACGCCACCTACGGAGTCAAGAG TTGTCCATCTCTCTTCCCCAGGTTCTCCCCCATCACCATCGACAGCATGACCACGCTGGCGGGCGTAAACTTGACGGGCCCCACTGGTGCCGGCTGGTGCATCTTTGTCTACAACCTCTCTCCTGAGGCTGATGAGAGTGTTCTGTGGCAGCTGTTTGGGCCGTTCGGTGCAGTCACCAATGTCAAGGTCATCCGTGACTTCACTACCAACAAATGCAAGGGCTTTGGCTTCGTCACCATGACCAACTACGATGAGGCGGCTATGGCCATTGCCAGCCTTAACGGCTACCGCCTTGGTGACCGTGTGCTGCAGGTCTCCTTCAAGACCAGCAAGCAGCACAAGGCTTAA